DNA sequence from the Halorussus limi genome:
TCTGAGCGAAGTCGAACAGTTCCTGCACGTTATCGACCCGGAGGACGCCCGCCTGCTCCAGTCCGGCCTCGTAGGCCTGCTCGCTCCCCGCGAGCGTCCCGGTGTGCGAGGAGACCGCCTGCGCGCCCGCCTCGGTCCGGCCGGATTTGACCATCACGATGGGCGTGTCGTCGGTGACGCGCCGGGCCGACTCGATAAACTCGCCGCCGTCCTCGACGCCCTCCAGATAGCCCAGAATCACGTCGGTGTCGGGGTCCTCGCCCCACGCCTCCACGAAGTCGGTCTCGTCCAACACGGCCTTGTTGCCCAGCGAGACCACGTCCTTGAAGCCGATGCCCTCGTCGTTGGCCCAGTCCAGCACCGCGGTGATGAACGCGCCCGACTGGCTCATGAAGGAGATGGAACCGGGGAGCGCGTTCTCGGGGCCGAAGGTCGCGTTCAGACCCGAGGGCGTACTCATCACCCCGAGGCTGTTCGGGCCGACCAGATTCAGGTCGTACTGGCGGGCGACTTCGGTCAGTTCCCGCTCCCGACTCGCGCCCTCGCTCCCGGTCTCGCCGAACCCGGCGGTGATGACCACCACGTTGCGCACGGCGGCCTCGCCGCACTGGCGGACCGCCTCGACCGCGATTTTCGGCGGGACGACGACGATAGCGAGGTTCAGTTCGCCCGGTACGGAGTCCACGTCGGGGTAACAGTCCAACCCCAGCACGTCGTCGTAGTTGGGGTTCACCGGAACGGTCTCGCCCGCGAAGTCGTCCTGCAAGTTCCGCGTAATCGCGCGACCGATAGACCCCTCGCTCTCGGTCGCGCCGATGACGGCGACTCGCTCGGGCGCGAACAGTCCCGACAACCCTCCTGTGTTCTCGTCCACGCTCGGAGATTCGCCCGATTCGCGGTTAAAAGTGATGTCCCGTTTTCGGACGCCGGGAATCGAGCGGGATAACCGACTCCTACGCCGACACAATCGCCGCCATCCGACGGAAAATCCGGATTATTTACTCGCATCCGAAATCAAAAATCCGGAGTAGAGGCCCCAACGGCCGCGTAAATGGTGCATAATTATACGTCCGGCCACCCTGTTTTCACTCGATGTCAGAATCCGGGAAGACAGTTCGGTCGCTGGAGACAGCACTCCCCGACCCTGTCGAAGCGGGGAACGTGGTATACAATCCGTCGGCGGACCGACTCCGCGAACTCTCCGCGCACCTCGAAACCGCGACGGAGTTCGGGTCGCCGTCGTACGTCAGCGACGAGCGCTCGCGGAACGCCGACCGGACGAAGAACGCGGTTGACGACGAGTTCGGCCCGGCCGACTACGCGCGCATCGAGGAGGCCCTCGAAGCCGCGAGCGAACGCGAGATGGTCTGCGTGGACCGCCGGATGGGCCGCCACCCCGACCACTCGTACGTCTGTCGACTCTTCGTCTCGAAGGAGCAGGCCCGCATCGCGCTGGCGTGGTCGAAGCTCTTCGAACCGGTGGAGAGCGGGGCGGGCGCGGACGCCGCCCCGGACCCGGACTTCGTGACGGTGCAGGTTCCCGAGTTCGACGAGACCGCAATCCGCGTCCTCCCCGACGAGGGCGTGACCGCGGTTCTCGGAAGCGACTACACCGGCGAGGCCAAGAAGTCCTTCCTCCGACTGTTCATGTACTACGCGAAACAGCAGGGCGGACTCGGACTCCACGCCGGGAGCAAGCGGGTCCGCCTGCGCGACGAGTCGGGCGACCTCCGGACGGTCGGACAGGCGTTCCTCGGCCTGTCGGCGACCGGCAAGTCCACGCTGACGGCCCACGGCCTCTGGTTGGACGAGGAGGCTGGCGAGGAGGCGACGATGCTACAGGACGACGTGTGCGCGCTCCGCCCGGACGGGGCCATCGCGGGGAGCGAGGGCAACGGTCTCTACGTCAAGACCATCGGCCTCGACGCCGACGAGCAACCCGCGATGTACGACGCCGTGACCGACGAGTCGGCCGTACTGGAGAACGTCGACGTGGCCGAGGACGGCGCGGTGGATTTCGACAGCGACCGCCACACCTCGAACGGGCGCGCGGTCATCGAACGCGAGGAACTCGCCTCGGCGGGCGAGGACATCGACCTCGACGGCGTGGACCAGATTTTCTTCATCACCCGGAACCCCGTGATGCCGCCGGTCGCCAAACTCGCGCCCGAGGAGGCCGCCGCGGCGTTCATGCTCGGCGAGTCGGTCCAGACCAGCGCGGGCGACCCCTCGAAGGCCGGCCAGTCCATCCGAGTGGTCGGCACCAACCCGTTCATCGTCGGGTCGAAGGGCGAGGAGGGCAACCGCTTCCGGGACCTCGTGGCGGACCTCGACGTGGACTGCTTCGTCCTCAACACCGGCCACCTCGGGGGTCGGGACATCGGCGTCGAGGACTCGGTGACGCTCCTGCGCGAAATCGCCCGCGGCACGGTCGAGTGGACCGACGACGAGGCGACCGGAATGACGGTCCCGAGCGAGGTGCCCGGCGTGGACGTGCGGGAGTTCGACCCGGCCGAGAACGTGGCGAATATCGACGGAAAACTGGCGACGCTCCGGACCGAGCGTCGGACCCACCTCGACACGTTCGAGGACTTGGACGACG
Encoded proteins:
- a CDS encoding phosphoenolpyruvate carboxykinase (ATP), yielding MSESGKTVRSLETALPDPVEAGNVVYNPSADRLRELSAHLETATEFGSPSYVSDERSRNADRTKNAVDDEFGPADYARIEEALEAASEREMVCVDRRMGRHPDHSYVCRLFVSKEQARIALAWSKLFEPVESGAGADAAPDPDFVTVQVPEFDETAIRVLPDEGVTAVLGSDYTGEAKKSFLRLFMYYAKQQGGLGLHAGSKRVRLRDESGDLRTVGQAFLGLSATGKSTLTAHGLWLDEEAGEEATMLQDDVCALRPDGAIAGSEGNGLYVKTIGLDADEQPAMYDAVTDESAVLENVDVAEDGAVDFDSDRHTSNGRAVIEREELASAGEDIDLDGVDQIFFITRNPVMPPVAKLAPEEAAAAFMLGESVQTSAGDPSKAGQSIRVVGTNPFIVGSKGEEGNRFRDLVADLDVDCFVLNTGHLGGRDIGVEDSVTLLREIARGTVEWTDDEATGMTVPSEVPGVDVREFDPAENVANIDGKLATLRTERRTHLDTFEDLDDEISGAVY